TCTTGAACACATCAGGTTTCGAGATAAAAAACAGAATCTGTAATGAGAAAACACGATCAACATCTAGCATTAACTAACATATCGATTTGCTTGCACAGGAACCCAAACAAAAATTGTACAGAAACATCCGCTTACGTTTTTGGCTCTCTTGATGGTGACCCTGCTAACACCAGTGACTTGCTTCATCCCAAGCTTCATCATTACCTTGCGACTCTTCTTCTCACTCCTGCTTTGCTTCGAAGACTCATTTCCACCTGCAACACACTCTTTAGTAATGTCGACTTATCCGGCCTAAATTTGCAACTGAACACCAAAAAGAAAAGCTCCAAGTAAACAAACGAACCAAATCTAAGGCTTTTCAAACTCCAAATCCAGCTCATCTAAGTCGAAAGCTTCCATTATTTCAATTAAATGCAAACTAGTCCAAGCTAAACTTATATATATTAAAAGCTCATTACAGTAAATCAGTCATATAGTTCAATTTAACCATCACAAAATACGCAATCGAAACCCTAATTCAGATAAAAAAGGAGAAAAAGCAACCACCTTGAGCGCCGTCTTCCTTGTCGTCGTCATCGTCGTCGTCGTCATCATCGTCATCCTCATCGTCCTCATCCTTCACATCCTCCACGACGACCTCCTCATCTTCTTCCTTGTTCTGCAAACACATACAAATTTTCACTACACAAAACCACAAAGCAAAATCCAACACAGAATTTCCGAGAGAAGCAAAGCGACGGACCTGAAGGCCTTTCTTGAGGGACTGCTCGGTGGACGGGACCTCTCCGACGAGCTCCTCCTCGACGAGCGCCGGCGACATCTTGCGGTGGTTGGTCGGAAGTTTTGAAGATAAAAAGGGGATAGCAGAGCAGAAGAAGATTAGGGATATATGGCGCTTTTCGGTTGTGAACTTGTGATATAATGGTTTTGTTTCAGCGAGGGTTACTATTGGGCCCGCGTTTTGGGCTTCATACTCTGGGTTTTCACGGCAAAAAATTATTAATTTTGAAATATTTGATAGTTCAGTGGTGTTCACATGATCAGTAATTGACCAATAGATTCATGTTCAGTCACTGTCAGTTTAATATCCAAGGTTGAAAACAAAACAACTTAACTTAAAAATAATTCTCTCCACCCTTGGATGTAAATCTGACAGTGACTGACCATGAATCTATTGGTTAATTACTGTCTAGGTGAACACTATTGTTTGACAGCAGGCGTGATGTCTGTTTCTTTAGACATACGCAACTAATCTCTTCTTCTTGTTTATTTTTCAGATGACTACTGAACCCTCGAGGATCAGATTTGAAATATTTGATTCAGACAGACTTGAGTATCACCGATGGGTATTTGATGTTGAGAAATATTTGATTCAGACGGACTTGAGTATCACCAATGCTCTTATAGGGAACTGGCCGAATAGTGGAAAGCAAATCTTTCTCTTTGAGAGTGGTCTCAACATCACATACTCATCTGTGGTACTCAAGTTCGTGTGAGTCCAATATTTCAAATTTGATACTTGGGGTTTAGTAGTCATGTGAAAAATAAACAAGAAGAATATATTAGTTGCGTAGTTTAAACAGGCATCCACCACAACTACAAAATACCTAAAGATTGAGGGTCTGAGGATTAGATTTAAGACCAAGATTTGTGATCGAATCAACGTTTTTTTCTTTTCTCGATATGTCCTCTCTTTTTTCCCAATATGTGCCAATAAAATTTCTTTATCATAGCATTTATACTATACTTGATCACCACGCGAGGTCGGGATGTAGAAGAAGCCACCCGAAAGAAAGCCCAAGGCAATGGAGAGTAGGGCACTCTGTGTACTGAATATGAATATATGATGACGACTTCAATCGACAGAATTGTAGTTCAAAGGTATATTTAAAATAGAAAACGGTGAAAACCGCAGTAGAAAAGCAGATCATAGCATGCTAATAAGATTTTAGATTTTGTATTTACTTTTCAGCATCACATAGCATCAAACGATCTCAACTTCATACTAATGAAAAACTGATGATGTTTGATTCATTCACCAATCATCAGTAAGCTCCCTATAAACAAAACTATGCACTTGAAATTCAGCCCCTAAGCACTTTACTTACAATGTCTCCTATCCCATTCGCAACATGGATTCTGCAAAACAGCTTCAAGCATGAGATTGTTCAATGCTTAAGCACAGCTGATACCGGCTTTCTCAATATCCTTTCCTGCTTCCAGACACCATTGCTGTCATAAGCATTACAATGTGAGAACAACGCATTGTTGCTAGATGATGACCATGACTTGCAGGGAGCTGCTGTGTCGCACACATAGCAGTAACACTGCATACAAATCACAATTCACAAATTCAAATTAAACCCCAAGTCAAACAAAACTAATGGGATACACTTATTAACAGAACTGATTAAACTGCATTACCAGCTCACAGTATTTCTCATGCGCCGTTGTCTCAAACGGGAACTTAATGCACATATGCCTCGAATGTGGAAAATCTCTGCAAGCCACCTACACCATTATCAACTCAAATCAAGACTGTGTGCTTCACAAACTCAAAAAGCCAGTGAAACCAACCCAATGCAAATGCAATCCATTGCCCTCCTTTCAGTGTTTCTCTTCCAACAAAGTCATTAACACTTATCCAATGCTTATGTTACAGATTCCATTCAACCCAATCATATAGATTATATATCAGAACAGTCGCAACTCAAATCAACACTAACAAATTCAAGAACCCAGCAAAACCCTCTTCCTTCTGTTTTACATTCCACACTAAAGTTTAATCCTTTTCGATTTAAAGTTTAATCCTTTTCCAGACCCAAAGAAAAGCTCCTAGGGCACAAAATCCAAACAGAGCAAAATTCAAGATTGGCAAAACAAACAAACAATCAAACACCAAAACCAAAATGGGTCATGACCAAAATCCAAACCTGCCCTTTCTCTGCAACAATGGCGATCTCCGGCGACCCAGCAACCTTATCCGCCACAGAACACCTGTTCATCCCAATCGGGTCGAAACCCAGAATGAAGCAATCATCGAGCTCCTCGTAACGCTTCACATCGTCCTCTCTGGTCACAATGAGGTGGTGCCTGATCGGAGTCCCGTCGTCTTGCTCTTGTTCCGGCCCGGACGAAGTGGGCTTCTTGGTAGTGACGGCCCGATAATGCTTATGTTTCTTCTTCTCCGGCAGAGGAGGAGTTGGGGTCGATAAATCGATCGGAGAAACTGGAGATTTGTCGAGGGTTTTGCTCATTTTGATTTTCAATCTCTCACTGCTTCTCTGAGGGGCGAGGGTTTTGCGTTTTGGGGGCATTGGGGGGACACAAGATTTGAATAGTTTATTTTGAATTTGGGGTGTTCTTGCTCCTCTCTTCTGCCTTGGATGAAATAATAGAAACGACTTTGAATTTGTGGGCTCTTTTTGAAGGGGTTCGTCTCTTCTCATTATCAGGCCCACTCTGCAAACCCAAAAGTTGGGCTGTAGAGAAGAGGACTTGTAAAGTCATACACATATGAGATCTCGATCCAACGTGTTATACTAGTCGATATCATTTGATTCAGTGACATAAGTAGACCTGTAAATTGACCGGATCTGGAGTTGATCTACCTGGATCCGGATCCGGATCCGGATCCGTAATAGAAATTTTAGATCCGTATCCGTAATAGAAATTTTAGATCCGTATCCGACCCGTTACCCGCCGGATCTTTGATAGCTAGATCCATATCCGGATCCGACGGGTTAACGGATAACCGACCCGTTAATCCGATCCGTTTATAATTATAAATATTTTCAAATTTTAAATAATAATTTCTTAATTTTATCATAAATTTTCATAAAACACTAATGAAATATTATAACAAACTAAAGGTTTATATCAAAAGTTGAATTACATGGCCAAAATACTCCTTAACAATATACTAATATATTCAAAATATTAACAATATACTAATATATTCAAAATACTAAACCTTCAATGTATTTAGCAAAGAGCATAAAAAGAACATAGACATCATTAACCTTCAACTTCATCAAATGATCATACTTTATACGCAATTTAGACGTTTAGGTTATCTAAATAATTATTATATTATGTAATATTTATCAATAATATTATATTTATAAAAAATTATTTAATTATTTTAAAACGGATCCGGGTCCTTAACGGATCGGATCAACCTCGATCCGTATCCGATCAGTTTAATAAACGGGTTAACGGATCCAGGTCCTCAACGAATCAATGGGTCTAATTTTCGATCCAAACCCATTTAAAAACCACGGATCCGGAGTAGGTCTGGATCAAGATCCGATCCATTTACAGATCTAGACATAAGCTTTGTTTGTTATTGTGAATGCGGGTAAGTTTTGAGTTTGGCTTATGAACTTCTTAACGAAATAGAATGAGACACGTCGATGTGAGATATTGTTTGGTAAAAAAGACCAAAACAAGAGAACGATGTCTCGTGTTATAGATTGAACTCGTACATGTTACTCATGTTAGCAATGAGTGATCGGATTTGGGTCATGCCCACTTTTACTAGAAGAGGAAGGACACTACATTTAAATCAATGATTGCTTCGTGAAAGGGACTCGTTGAATGGATCATGATGCTAGGTCTCCATAATTCACTCCTCCTTGAATGGTTCATGATGAATGATTGACGTGTTCTTTGCATCATCTGATTTTTGATCCATCTGGGCTCATAATAACCCCAAGCTTTAGGATAATCGTATAAATTGTTCAAAATCGGATTTGGTAGAGCCAACTTTCTAGCAGGATAGTGACAATTCGTCAATCTTTTAAGGGGAGCTTTCTTTATTCAGTCTTCTTCCTAAATTTGTACAGATAGATCCAAAAAATGAAGGGGTTGGTGATGAAGTTGGTGAAGGAAATAACCTATTGGTTGTGCAATTTTCTCCAGCTTCCCTAATTATTTTCATCTTTCTGGGTAACCAAGCTCAATTGCTTCCAGAAAAGTAGTGGGGTCGTTATGTTAATCGCACTTTCTTCTGGTCACCAAAAGCTGCATATATAGTTAGTTATATACATGGATCAATTGCAGGTCTACATCTAGATCAAATATTACGTGAGATGTTATCCCATTTGATTTGTCAATTGCCACCCAACCACTTGTTTAATGTTGGCCACTTAATTATGCAAATGAGATTAATAACGTAAAAGTGTGTTAATAACACTAACCAAAATGAAAATAAAAACCCGCAATGTCAATGAATAATTCTCCAAACTTGAATCCCCATATTTCCTCTGCGTATGAACGACGGCTTCTCTTGTATATTAATGTCCTAACTACTATAACTACTACGTACTTTATGTCAAATATCAAAAGAGATTGTATCATCTGTATCATCTTATTTCTTCTTTCCTTTGATACATAGGAATGCACTATTTCAACAACCGACGAGGAACATAAATTCTTTAATCTTCACTCTGCAGAATTCAGACGAAGTGGAATGGAAAAAAGCTAGGGCAACCATATTTGAATTAATAATTGATACAATGTGAAGTAAATTATATTAGTTAGGTCTACTATAGTGTGTCATGTGAAGAATTGGGTCCATAAGCTCACCTCAACTGATGTGATCTCCGAGCTTAATTTTGGTGGTGTTACCTTTCAAGTAAGCAGGACAAGGTACAATAGTTTTGTTCACTTATAATTAAGTACTTAATTAAGAGGTTAAATTGTTATCACAATGACATGATCATTACGAAAACGACTAGTTAATTGTTTGTGTTCTCAATCTATTATAAGAACCTTTATTATGCGATAATTAATCGTTACTATCTACAAAATTAAATTGGTTGTCAGCCTGCCTTCGTGCCGAAGTTACCGTAAAAAACACGCATCATCTCAAAAGTTTTGTAGAACAGTTACATATTTGGGATTCACATTCAAGAGTTGATACAATACTAATTCTACTAAAAATAATTCTCATGTCATTAAATTTACATCATACGATGATTAAACAGAATTTTTTAGATGAACAAGGCAGGCAGTTCCATAAGTTTAATATAGGATTAAGTAAACTTCAAGTTTTTGGCAAGTAGGGTCAGGATCATGGACCTAATGCTCGACACTTTTGGGTGCCTGGGAGCACATCAAAGATGGTGGTTGGTGAGCCAAGACCACCATATATGTAACCCCCACTCACTCTTATCATCTCCACAACTAACCCGGCCTGCTTCTTCTCTGTCCTCTCTATCTAGCACTACCTCATCACTCTTCTTCATCTTCACAAACCCTGCAACTTAACCCAAAATGGGTTCCACCGGCGAGACTCAGATGACTCCGACCCAAGTCTCCGACGAGGAAGCCAACCTTTTCGCCATGCAACTCGCCAGCGCCTCCGTCCTCCCCATGGTCCTCAAAGCCGCCATCGAGCTCGACCTCTTGGAGATCATGGCCAAGGCCGGACCCGGCTCTTTCCTCTCCCCTAATGACCTAGCCTCTCAGCTTCCGACCGAGAACCCCGAAGCTCCGGTCATGCTCGACCGTATGCTTCGCCTTCTGGCCAGCTACTCCATTCTAACCTACTCCCTGCGTACGCTTCCGGACGGCAAAGTTGAGAGGCTCTACGGTTTGGGACCCGTGTGTAAGTTCTTGACCAAGAATGAAGATGGCGTCTCTATTGCTGCTCTCTGCCTCATGAACCAGGACAAGGTCCTCGTCGAGAGCTGGTAATTATTTCATTAACCAATTAACCATGTTAGTATTGATTCTTGTCTTCGTTCTTTTGCTGTTCTTAGTTTTGGTAGAGAAAAGACGTGTTCCTAACTTTGATAATGATTGTGAATATAGAATTAGACGTCTTAGACGACACATGGTCCACACTGAAACAATATTATACAAGATTACAAGGTTATATAAGTGAAGGTGGTCTGTGGAGTCAATCATTCACCTCCACATATATGAGTGATGGGACATGGGAACGACCACTTCACCTACCACGCTCAAGTGATATGAACTATTGAAAGCTCATCTTAGCTCAATCTTCCGATGTTTATGTCATGTAGATTAAGGAATCAGTTTGTTGACTACATTTTTTTTTTCTTAATATGAATTTTCAAATGTTGCCTACTCTAGGGTTTAAGTTTTATTAATTCTAGAAAATAGATATAAAATTGAATGATAGGATAGTGGTTGAAAACCCATTTTAAACTTTTACAAACTTCTTTTTAATTTTTTTTATTAAAATCTCTTAACACACCTTATCTTGCCTACATTATGAGATTTGAATTCAAAACCTCTACAACGTCAGTTATGCTAATCAAACCAACAAATCATCCTACCACGGCTCACCGATTTCTATTGGTCATATCATTATATTAATAATTTTATTTATTTTTTATTCCTAGTGATATCACTATATATATATATATTTCCTTAAGGTTGGTGAGATTCATGTGAACCTCTTTATTTTTTAGGCTTTTTTTTTTAGAGATCTAAAAAGAAAGAAAATGCCTAGTACCGTTTGGTCTAGTGACATGAGTCTCTTTTTGTAAATGAGAGGTCGTGAGTTTGATTCACAGTAGACTCGTTATAACATATTAGTTGTTTGTCTGATAAAAAAAAACTCGTAAGGTTTAAATATCAAAATATGTGCCATATGACTCAAGTAGCAGGCTTATAGCTTTAATTAAGGCTTATAACCCATTGGGGCAACAGGCCCATAAAGAGATGGTGTTTGGGCAAGTGACAGGTTTTCTTATTGTTCATACTTCGGCTGGTGTGTGATCGACATGAGTTTCTCTCCATGGAAAGTTAATTGAGAATCTTTTGTGTTTGTGAAGGTATCATTTGAAGGATGCAGTTCTTGATGGTGGGATTCCATTTAACAAGGCCTATGGCATGACTGCGTTTGATTACCATGGAACTGACCCTAGATTCAACAAGGTCTTCAACAAAGGAATGGCTGACCATTCCACCATTACCATGAAGAAAATCCTTGAGACTTACAAAGGCTTCGAGGGCCTCAAATCCATCGTTGATGTCGGTGGCGGCACCGGAGCTGTCGTGAACATGATCGTTGCCAAGTACCCTTCGATCAAGGGCATCAACTTCGACTTGCCTCATGTTATCGAAGATGCTCCTCAATATCCTGGTATACCTTACGAGGATCATCACATTTACTTTGCCAAAGAACATAATTCTGTATGAAATTGAACTCATTGGTAATGCAGGTGTTCAACACGTTGGAGGGGACATGTTTGTAAGTGTACCAAAGGGAGATGCAATTTTCATGAAGGTGAGCTAGGAATTACAATACTATCTAGCTTTCTTGTTGAACCTGATTCAGGGCAAGTAATGTAGTACCTGTATGTGTTATTGTGACCATACAGTGGATATGTCACGACTGGAGTGACGAGCATTGCATAAAATTCTTGAAGAACTGCTACGCTGCGCTTCCAGACGATGGCAAAGTGATTCTCGGTGAGTGCATTCTTCCTGTTGCACCAGACACTAGCCTTGCCACCAAGGGAGTTGTCCATATCGATGTGATCATGTTGGCGCACAACCCCGGCGGCAAAGAGAGGACGGAGCAGGAGTTTGAAGCCCTGGCTAAGGGTTCTGGATTCCAAGGCATTCGCGTCTGCTGTGATGCTTTCAACACCTATGTCATTGAGTTTCTTAAGAAGATCTGAGTACTAGCTACTTGGCTTAGTTGGATTTTGTATCCTGTCATATGCATGCTTTGAATTTGGTTTTTGAGATGCTGCGCTGATCTATCTTCCAGCATGTGGAATTTGCACCATATGTAAATTTTAATTGAACAAAAAAGAAATAAGAGACTGGTCTTGGTTTTGCTTGTTAATTAGCAATAACAACGTTCATAGTTGGATTGTTGACTTCTGAGGGAAAAAGAAAATGTGTCAACAAAATAAGAACGCTACACAGTTTAAATTTTTATTCAGAACCTTAAAGATCAAAGGGTTTAAACCTCTGTTCTTCAATTGGATGTTGCAGCAATGGAGATAGGTTCAAGTTCGACCAAGAAAAACAACAAACGGATACAGGAAATTATTGAACATATAGATATAACACAAGAGATTATAGTACTTCTAGACGGTAATTCTAGCCTTGTGGCTCAGCATGCTGCCTTCAACAAGAAAAACACATGAAACACTGCCATCATTGATCCATCATTCCACCAGATCACACTAGCAGTACTCCTACATGCCATGCGGAGCCATAATCAGATTCGCAACAAGAAGAACGGACTTGGACAACAAGGGAAATTAACTTTGCAAAGGCTAAGAAACTAATGATGATCGAAATGAGACTACGTGCAGCTGCAGCTAGCTACTGGTTCTTGAAGAGTTCCAAACAATGCTCTTGGTCCAAGTTTCTAGTCCAAAACTTTTTGTAATACTCGGTGTAAGTATAGCCCCGATAGATGGCTGGAGATCCATCCTCTGTAAGACTCTTTGCCGGGCTAATCAGGGCATCATCCTGTGGACACAGAAATGAAGCTACCGAAAGCCTTGCCTTATCAGTGTTCGTAACGGCACGGTGCCATACACTCTTGTAAATCCCATTACTTAGAGCCTGCAAAAAATGGTGTCATCTTAAGTAACAGATCAATCCATAACAAACTTATATGACAAGTAACAACTATATTCCTGAACCAACGACCATTTGATCTAGCTAGGCTACCTGTAACTGGTCACCAATGTTAATGACAAAGGCATTAGGGTGGGGATTGACGGCAACCCATTTGCCGTCTTTGAGCACTTGAAGGCCGCAGACGCCGAGGTCTTGGAGGAGAATGGTAAGTGCATTGGGGTCAGTGTGTCCCGGCAGACCATAAGTGAGCTCAGGTTCAGGACATGGTGGGTAGA
Above is a window of Fragaria vesca subsp. vesca linkage group LG7, FraVesHawaii_1.0, whole genome shotgun sequence DNA encoding:
- the LOC101302126 gene encoding uncharacterized protein LOC101302126, translated to MPPKRKTLAPQRSSERLKIKMSKTLDKSPVSPIDLSTPTPPLPEKKKHKHYRAVTTKKPTSSGPEQEQDDGTPIRHHLIVTREDDVKRYEELDDCFILGFDPIGMNRCSVADKVAGSPEIAIVAEKGQVACRDFPHSRHMCIKFPFETTAHEKYCELCYCYVCDTAAPCKSWSSSSNNALFSHCNAYDSNGVWKQERILRKPVSAVLKH
- the LOC101314225 gene encoding nascent polypeptide-associated complex subunit alpha-like protein 2-like, which gives rise to MSPALVEEELVGEVPSTEQSLKKGLQNKEEDEEVVVEDVKDEDDEDDDDDDDDDDDDKEDGAQGGNESSKQSRSEKKSRKVMMKLGMKQVTGVSRVTIKRAKNILFFISKPDVFKSPNSDTYVIFGEAKIEDLSSQLQTQAAQQFRMPDMSSVMAKPEISGAGAGAPADEEEEEIDETGVEARDIDLVMTQAGVSRSKAVKALKTHSGDIVSAIMELTT
- the LOC101308514 gene encoding caffeic acid 3-O-methyltransferase-like — protein: MGSTGETQMTPTQVSDEEANLFAMQLASASVLPMVLKAAIELDLLEIMAKAGPGSFLSPNDLASQLPTENPEAPVMLDRMLRLLASYSILTYSLRTLPDGKVERLYGLGPVCKFLTKNEDGVSIAALCLMNQDKVLVESWYHLKDAVLDGGIPFNKAYGMTAFDYHGTDPRFNKVFNKGMADHSTITMKKILETYKGFEGLKSIVDVGGGTGAVVNMIVAKYPSIKGINFDLPHVIEDAPQYPGVQHVGGDMFVSVPKGDAIFMKWICHDWSDEHCIKFLKNCYAALPDDGKVILGECILPVAPDTSLATKGVVHIDVIMLAHNPGGKERTEQEFEALAKGSGFQGIRVCCDAFNTYVIEFLKKI